The following nucleotide sequence is from Chrysiogenia bacterium.
GCGGAGGCGTGATGCTTCAGAGCACGCCGGGGCAGGGAACCTGCGTGGCGGTGAGCCTGCGGCTCATGTCCGCTGACGACTTGGAAGCCCCGGCAGGCGAAGGTATCGTTCCGGGATACGAATCGTAGCGAGCGGGGGAAACCAGCCCATGTTCTGTGTCAGGTGCGGCAGCCAGAATGAAGCAGGCGCGCAGTATTGCAGCAGTTGCGGCAACCCGCTCGGCGGCGGCGTTCCGGCGCAGGCCCCCGAGGGCGCGCTTCCCCGGGATCCGGGCGG
It contains:
- a CDS encoding zinc-ribbon domain-containing protein encodes the protein MFCVRCGSQNEAGAQYCSSCGNPLGGGVPAQAPEGALPRDPGGAALQAPLEYAGFWRRFVAWLIDMFLLGIVLTPV